In Musa acuminata AAA Group cultivar baxijiao chromosome BXJ3-11, Cavendish_Baxijiao_AAA, whole genome shotgun sequence, one DNA window encodes the following:
- the LOC103970310 gene encoding probable N6-adenosine-methyltransferase MT-A70-like isoform X2, with protein sequence MEPPTDGDGDGEVDDVAAVTEMRHQMEGAIAARRQSQQDLLASLHSLVPDLASSLDVPLRVISAFNRRPFSPTLIPSPSTEPSSDHHSVNPRRRHLPDTCTLPRTRRKPSPPSSGADGGASSGGDLLSVVRTMVAVCLLEFVPFTEIDSAALLRRLVNDQSSATPSEKAALSDLGGDLGPISAIEMALRRIAEESGGVQLEEFTVNGKSVLMIWSINRNKLLKELPESSSQGQQPPLRHISTERNSSKGNYQAQGPNMAGVDNTSMMMASPSLDMWMGPPDAHLAGMPHLFPGSGGPPSLAGGGPRAMGLIGLAPLQRPLIGPGNTLGGPNPAMLKQGTEEDDLNDLDALLNKKTFKEMQLSKAGEELLELIHRPTAKEAAAAAKFKTKGGSQLKEYCTHLTKEDCRRHSGSFVACDKVHFRRIIAPHTDTNLGDCSFLDTCRHTKTCKYVHYELDQTLDAPILGLANPPQRPIKYQRAEYCSEVELGQSQWINCDIRTFRMDILGQFGVIMADPPWDIHMELPYGTMADEEMKNLNVPTLQTDGLIFLWVTGRAMELGRECLELWGYQRVEEIIWVKTNQLQRIIRTGRTGHWLNHSKEHCLVGIKGNPEVNRNIDTDVIVAEVRETSRKPDEMYPMLERISPRTRKLELFARIHNTHAGWLSLGNQLNGVQLVDEGLRARFKAAYPDVEVQPASPTRTSAMDTDSNTSQHQP encoded by the exons ATGGAACCGCCAACcgatggcgatggcgatggcgaAGTTGACGACGTCGCCGCCGTTACGGAGATGCGGCACCAAATGGAGGGTGCCATCGCTGCTCGCCGCCAGTCGCAGCAAGACCTTCTGGCCTCCCTCCACTCCCTCGTCCCCGACCTCGCCTCTTCCCTCGACGTGCCCCTCCGCGTTATCTCCGCCTTCAACCGCCGCCCTTTCTCCCCCACACTCATCCCCAGCCCGAGTACTGAGCCCTCCTCCGATCACCACTCCGTGAACCCCCGCCGCCGTCACCTCCCCGATACCTGCACCCTCCCTCGCACCCGCCGCAAGCCCTCTCCGCCCTCCTCCGGGGCCGACGGCGGCGCCTCCTCTGGCGGCGACCTTCTCTCCGTCGTCCGCACCATGGTCGCCGTCTGCCTATTGGAGTTCGTTCCCTTCACCGAGATCGACTCCGCCGCGTTGCTTCGGCGGCTGGTGAACGATCAGTCTTCCGCTACCCCGTCTGAGAAGGCTGCACTCTCCGATCTCGGCGGGGATCTCGGGCCAATTTCTGCCATCGAGATGGCGCTGCGGCGCATAGCGGAAGAGAGCGGTGGAGTGCAGTTGGAGGAGTTCACGGTGAACGGGAAGTCAGTGCTGATGATTTGGAGCATCAATCGGAACAAGCTCCTCAAAGAACTTCCAGAGAGCTCTTCTCAGGGTCAGCAGCCACCACTACGTCATATCTCGACGGAACGCAACTCGAGCAAGGGGAACTATCAGGCTCAGGGGCCAAATATGGCCGGAGTTGATAACACTTCCATGATGATGGCAAGTCCGTCGCTGGATATGTGGATGGGGCCTCCTGATGCTCATCTCGCCGGCATGCCCCATCtctttccggggtctggcggtccgCCATCTCTGGCTGGTGGTGGACCTAGAGCAATGGGATTGATAGGACTTGCTCCCCTTCAGAGGCCTCTCATCGGACCTGGCAACACTCTGGGTGGGCCTAATCCAGCGATGTTAAAGCAAGGGACAGAGGAAGATGATCTAAATGATCTAGATGCATTGTTGAATAAGAAGACATTCAAAGAGATGCAGCTGTCCAAGGCAGGAGAGGAGCTTTTGGAGCTCATTCACCGCCCTACAGCAAAGGAGGCCGCAGCTGCTGCAAAG TTTAAGACGAAAGGTGGCTCTCAACTCAAGGAATACTGTACTCATTTAACTAAAGAAGACTGCCGGCGTCATTCTGGTTCATTTGTTGCTTGTGATAAG GTTCATTTCCGCCGTATTATTGCTCCACATACTGATACAAATTTGGGTGACTGCTCCTTTCTGGATACATGCCGTCATACAAAG ACTTGCAAATATGTTCATTATGAACTTGACCAAACACTGGATGCTCCAATTCTGGGATTGGCTAATCCACCTCAAAGACCAATAAAGTACCAAAGGGCTGAATATTGTTCAGAAGTTGAGCTTGGTCAATCCCAGTGGATAAACTGTGATATTCGAACCTTTAGAATGGATATCTTGGGACAATTTGGGGTTATTATGGCAGACCCTCCATGGGATATTCATATGGAATTGCCATATGGTACAATGGCTGATGAGGAAATGAAAAATCTTAATGTACCAACATTGCAAACTGATGGTCTGATTTTCCTTTGGGTCACTGGGCGTGCAATGGAACTTGGTCGTGAATG TTTAGAGCTTTGGGGATACCAGCGTGTTGAGGAAATCATTTGGGTAAAGACCAATCAGCTTCAACGGATTATAAGAACAGGACGCACAGGTCACTGGCTCAATCATAGTAAAGAGCATTGCCTTGTTGGAATAAAGGGGAATCCTGAGGTAAACAGGAACATTGATACTGATGTTATTGTCGCTGAAGTTCGGGAAACAAGCCGAAAACCTGATGAG ATGTACCCAATGCTGGAGAGAATCAGCCCGAGGACGAGAAAGTTGGAACTGTTTGCtcgtatacacaatacacatgcaGG GTGGCTATCACTCGGCAATCAATTGAACGGGGTGCAGCTAGTGGATGAAGGCCTTAGGGCTAGATTCAAGGCTGCTTATCCGGATGTGGAGGTGCAGCCAGCATCGCCAACCAGAACTTCTGCCATGGACACGGACTCGAATACCTCTCAG CACCAACCCTAG
- the LOC103970310 gene encoding probable N6-adenosine-methyltransferase MT-A70-like isoform X1 yields MEPPTDGDGDGEVDDVAAVTEMRHQMEGAIAARRQSQQDLLASLHSLVPDLASSLDVPLRVISAFNRRPFSPTLIPSPSTEPSSDHHSVNPRRRHLPDTCTLPRTRRKPSPPSSGADGGASSGGDLLSVVRTMVAVCLLEFVPFTEIDSAALLRRLVNDQSSATPSEKAALSDLGGDLGPISAIEMALRRIAEESGGVQLEEFTVNGKSVLMIWSINRNKLLKELPESSSQGQQPPLRHISTERNSSKGNYQAQGPNMAGVDNTSMMMASPSLDMWMGPPDAHLAGMPHLFPGSGGPPSLAGGGPRAMGLIGLAPLQRPLIGPGNTLGGPNPAMLKQGTEEDDLNDLDALLNKKTFKEMQLSKAGEELLELIHRPTAKEAAAAAKFKTKGGSQLKEYCTHLTKEDCRRHSGSFVACDKVHFRRIIAPHTDTNLGDCSFLDTCRHTKTCKYVHYELDQTLDAPILGLANPPQRPIKYQRAEYCSEVELGQSQWINCDIRTFRMDILGQFGVIMADPPWDIHMELPYGTMADEEMKNLNVPTLQTDGLIFLWVTGRAMELGRECLELWGYQRVEEIIWVKTNQLQRIIRTGRTGHWLNHSKEHCLVGIKGNPEVNRNIDTDVIVAEVRETSRKPDEMYPMLERISPRTRKLELFARIHNTHAGWLSLGNQLNGVQLVDEGLRARFKAAYPDVEVQPASPTRTSAMDTDSNTSQVRTPVVEVDSKTII; encoded by the exons ATGGAACCGCCAACcgatggcgatggcgatggcgaAGTTGACGACGTCGCCGCCGTTACGGAGATGCGGCACCAAATGGAGGGTGCCATCGCTGCTCGCCGCCAGTCGCAGCAAGACCTTCTGGCCTCCCTCCACTCCCTCGTCCCCGACCTCGCCTCTTCCCTCGACGTGCCCCTCCGCGTTATCTCCGCCTTCAACCGCCGCCCTTTCTCCCCCACACTCATCCCCAGCCCGAGTACTGAGCCCTCCTCCGATCACCACTCCGTGAACCCCCGCCGCCGTCACCTCCCCGATACCTGCACCCTCCCTCGCACCCGCCGCAAGCCCTCTCCGCCCTCCTCCGGGGCCGACGGCGGCGCCTCCTCTGGCGGCGACCTTCTCTCCGTCGTCCGCACCATGGTCGCCGTCTGCCTATTGGAGTTCGTTCCCTTCACCGAGATCGACTCCGCCGCGTTGCTTCGGCGGCTGGTGAACGATCAGTCTTCCGCTACCCCGTCTGAGAAGGCTGCACTCTCCGATCTCGGCGGGGATCTCGGGCCAATTTCTGCCATCGAGATGGCGCTGCGGCGCATAGCGGAAGAGAGCGGTGGAGTGCAGTTGGAGGAGTTCACGGTGAACGGGAAGTCAGTGCTGATGATTTGGAGCATCAATCGGAACAAGCTCCTCAAAGAACTTCCAGAGAGCTCTTCTCAGGGTCAGCAGCCACCACTACGTCATATCTCGACGGAACGCAACTCGAGCAAGGGGAACTATCAGGCTCAGGGGCCAAATATGGCCGGAGTTGATAACACTTCCATGATGATGGCAAGTCCGTCGCTGGATATGTGGATGGGGCCTCCTGATGCTCATCTCGCCGGCATGCCCCATCtctttccggggtctggcggtccgCCATCTCTGGCTGGTGGTGGACCTAGAGCAATGGGATTGATAGGACTTGCTCCCCTTCAGAGGCCTCTCATCGGACCTGGCAACACTCTGGGTGGGCCTAATCCAGCGATGTTAAAGCAAGGGACAGAGGAAGATGATCTAAATGATCTAGATGCATTGTTGAATAAGAAGACATTCAAAGAGATGCAGCTGTCCAAGGCAGGAGAGGAGCTTTTGGAGCTCATTCACCGCCCTACAGCAAAGGAGGCCGCAGCTGCTGCAAAG TTTAAGACGAAAGGTGGCTCTCAACTCAAGGAATACTGTACTCATTTAACTAAAGAAGACTGCCGGCGTCATTCTGGTTCATTTGTTGCTTGTGATAAG GTTCATTTCCGCCGTATTATTGCTCCACATACTGATACAAATTTGGGTGACTGCTCCTTTCTGGATACATGCCGTCATACAAAG ACTTGCAAATATGTTCATTATGAACTTGACCAAACACTGGATGCTCCAATTCTGGGATTGGCTAATCCACCTCAAAGACCAATAAAGTACCAAAGGGCTGAATATTGTTCAGAAGTTGAGCTTGGTCAATCCCAGTGGATAAACTGTGATATTCGAACCTTTAGAATGGATATCTTGGGACAATTTGGGGTTATTATGGCAGACCCTCCATGGGATATTCATATGGAATTGCCATATGGTACAATGGCTGATGAGGAAATGAAAAATCTTAATGTACCAACATTGCAAACTGATGGTCTGATTTTCCTTTGGGTCACTGGGCGTGCAATGGAACTTGGTCGTGAATG TTTAGAGCTTTGGGGATACCAGCGTGTTGAGGAAATCATTTGGGTAAAGACCAATCAGCTTCAACGGATTATAAGAACAGGACGCACAGGTCACTGGCTCAATCATAGTAAAGAGCATTGCCTTGTTGGAATAAAGGGGAATCCTGAGGTAAACAGGAACATTGATACTGATGTTATTGTCGCTGAAGTTCGGGAAACAAGCCGAAAACCTGATGAG ATGTACCCAATGCTGGAGAGAATCAGCCCGAGGACGAGAAAGTTGGAACTGTTTGCtcgtatacacaatacacatgcaGG GTGGCTATCACTCGGCAATCAATTGAACGGGGTGCAGCTAGTGGATGAAGGCCTTAGGGCTAGATTCAAGGCTGCTTATCCGGATGTGGAGGTGCAGCCAGCATCGCCAACCAGAACTTCTGCCATGGACACGGACTCGAATACCTCTCAGGTGAGGACACCTGTTGTAGAAGTGGACTCAAAAACAATTATCTGA
- the LOC135652672 gene encoding F-box/LRR-repeat protein At3g48880-like isoform X2, producing MEEGRRWEEMPTDCLVSIFLRLGLDDLTISVPFVCKSWAQASLDPGCWRVVDFRTLDLMPWSRFCKGFVSRYSLRSFSFSPLMEFVVDRARGSVTELVFPSSSSVSWRDLVYASVKCPGLKRLALPDRLMLEDELRIPELVGGWRSLEELELESKPSSFLALVARIGHDCRRFTRLRVSGLITPEDACVMVNCLPELKCLDLSKSYLTKTELGVIVNGCKSLERLAVKDCLGFEADEEVVSMASNLKVFDHQGSKLLDDYGYETDEPEHQTGIFCW from the exons ATGGAGGAAGGAAGGAGATGGGAGGAGATGCCGACGGACTGTTTGGTTTCCATCTTCCTGCGGCTGGGCCTCGACGACCTCACCATCTCCGTTCCCTTCGTCTGCAAGTCCTGGGCGCAGGCTTCCCTCGACCCCGGATGCTGGCGAGTCGTCGACTTCCGGACGCTGGACCTCATGCCGTGGAGCAGGTTCTGCAAGGGGTTCGTCTCCCGCTACTCCCTTCGCAGCTTCTCCTTCTCCCCTCTCATGGAGTTCGTCGTCGACCGCGCTCGTGGATCCGTGACGGAGCTCGTATTCCCGTCGTCATCCAGTGTGTCCTGGCGAGACTTGGTGTACGCTTCCGTGAA GTGCCCCGGACTGAAGAGGCTGGCCTTGCCGGATCGCCTGATGCTCGAAGACGAACTCCGGATCCCCGAACTCGTCGGCGGGTGGAGAAGCCTCGAGGAGCTCGAGCTGGAATCGAAGCCTTCTTCCTTCCTGGCGTTGGTCGCCAGAATAGGCCACGACTGCAGGCGGTTCACGCGGCTGCGGGTGTCGGGATTGATCACGCCGGAGGACGCGTGCGTCATGGTCAACTGCCTTCCGGAGCTCAAGTGCTTGGACCTGAGCAAGTCCTACTTAACCAAGACAGAGCTGGGGGTGATAGTCAACGGGTGCAAAAGCTTGGAGAGGCTGGCCGTGAAGGATTGTCTTGGCTTCGAAGCCGATGAGGAGGTGGTGTCCATGGCGTCCAATCTCAAGGTGTTCGATCACCAGGGATCGAAGCTGCTTGATGACTACGGATACGAGACGGACGAGCCGGAGCACCAGACCGGAATTTTCTGCTGGTGA
- the LOC135652672 gene encoding F-box/LRR-repeat protein At3g48880-like isoform X1 — translation MEEGRRWEEMPTDCLVSIFLRLGLDDLTISVPFVCKSWAQASLDPGCWRVVDFRTLDLMPWSRFCKGFVSRYSLRSFSFSPLMEFVVDRARGSVTELVFPSSSSVSWRDLVYASVNRCPGLKRLALPDRLMLEDELRIPELVGGWRSLEELELESKPSSFLALVARIGHDCRRFTRLRVSGLITPEDACVMVNCLPELKCLDLSKSYLTKTELGVIVNGCKSLERLAVKDCLGFEADEEVVSMASNLKVFDHQGSKLLDDYGYETDEPEHQTGIFCW, via the exons ATGGAGGAAGGAAGGAGATGGGAGGAGATGCCGACGGACTGTTTGGTTTCCATCTTCCTGCGGCTGGGCCTCGACGACCTCACCATCTCCGTTCCCTTCGTCTGCAAGTCCTGGGCGCAGGCTTCCCTCGACCCCGGATGCTGGCGAGTCGTCGACTTCCGGACGCTGGACCTCATGCCGTGGAGCAGGTTCTGCAAGGGGTTCGTCTCCCGCTACTCCCTTCGCAGCTTCTCCTTCTCCCCTCTCATGGAGTTCGTCGTCGACCGCGCTCGTGGATCCGTGACGGAGCTCGTATTCCCGTCGTCATCCAGTGTGTCCTGGCGAGACTTGGTGTACGCTTCCGTGAA CAGGTGCCCCGGACTGAAGAGGCTGGCCTTGCCGGATCGCCTGATGCTCGAAGACGAACTCCGGATCCCCGAACTCGTCGGCGGGTGGAGAAGCCTCGAGGAGCTCGAGCTGGAATCGAAGCCTTCTTCCTTCCTGGCGTTGGTCGCCAGAATAGGCCACGACTGCAGGCGGTTCACGCGGCTGCGGGTGTCGGGATTGATCACGCCGGAGGACGCGTGCGTCATGGTCAACTGCCTTCCGGAGCTCAAGTGCTTGGACCTGAGCAAGTCCTACTTAACCAAGACAGAGCTGGGGGTGATAGTCAACGGGTGCAAAAGCTTGGAGAGGCTGGCCGTGAAGGATTGTCTTGGCTTCGAAGCCGATGAGGAGGTGGTGTCCATGGCGTCCAATCTCAAGGTGTTCGATCACCAGGGATCGAAGCTGCTTGATGACTACGGATACGAGACGGACGAGCCGGAGCACCAGACCGGAATTTTCTGCTGGTGA
- the LOC135652901 gene encoding AAA-ATPase At2g46620-like yields the protein MIANGAASVVCAVVGGVVLLRIVLSLKSLVYCWGRWWRWVDERTQAYQSFEIPRYSESGQENPLYRRAAAYVAALPSLEDAAAATLFSSGRKPNDFFLLLGPGQSAADSFLGDRVSWTNAPGGGAGGPRLVLRLRRQDRTRVLRPYLQHVESVADDLELRRKEVRLFTSYAGVGDGGGPRWRSAPFTHPATLDTVAMDLDLKARVRADLESFLKGRAYYHRVGRVWRRSYLLYGPPGTGKSTFVAAMAKFLCYDIYDVDLSRVSAGGDGVGADLKALLLSTTPRSVILVEDLDRHLKGKGVGEEGESQLTRILNFMDGIFSCCGEERVMVFTMTSDGGGMEGVEPAVLRPGRLDVHIHFPLCDFTAFKTLASSYLGLKDHKLYPQVEEVFQGGARISPAEVGEIMIANRASPSRALKSVISALHQSSSAAGRRLSESGSGRRWDDAAAGSDCGNGGGSGNGGLGFGKESIKEFKKLYGFIKMRSGSKKEGVMPVEVAAAAAAAGAPLDKLDKDNSSH from the coding sequence ATGATCGCGAACGGTGCTGCGTCGGTGGTTTGTGCGGTGGTGGGCGGTGTGGTGCTCCTGCGGATCGTTTTGTCGTTGAAGTCGCTGGTGTACTGCTGGGGGCGGTGGTGGCGGTGGGTGGACGAGCGGACGCAGGCGTACCAGAGCTTCGAGATCCCGCGGTATAGCGAGAGCGGGCAGGAGAACCCGCTGTACCGCCGGGCCGCCGCCTATGTCGCGGCCCTCCCCTCCCTCGAGGACGCCGCTGCCGCCACCCTCTTCTCCTCCGGCCGCAAGCCCAacgacttcttcctcctcctcggcccCGGCCAGTCCGCCGCTGATTCCTTCCTCGGCGACCGCGTCTCGTGGACCAACGCCCCCGGCGGTGGAGCCGGCGGCCCCCGCCTcgtcctccgcctccgccgccagGACCGCACCCGCGTCCTTCGTCCCTACCTCCAGCACGTTGAGTCCGTCGCAGACGACCTCGAGCTCCGGCGTAAGGAGGTCAGGCTGTTCACCAGCTACGCGGGCGTCGGCGATGGCGGGGGACCGCGGTGGCGGTCAGCGCCGTTCACCCACCCGGCGACGCTCGACACGGTCGCGATGGACCTGGACCTCAAGGCGCGGGTCCGCGCCGACCTTGAGTCGTTCCTCAAGGGCCGCGCCTACTACCATCGGGTCGGTCGCGTCTGGCGGCGGAGCTACCTCCTCTACGGGCCCCCCGGTACCGGCAAGTCCACTTTCGTCGCCGCGATGGCCAAGTTCCTCTGCTACGATATCTACGACGTCGACCTCTCCCGCGTCTCCGCGGGCGGGGACGGCGTCGGCGCCGACCTGAAGGCCCTCCTCCTCAGCACCACCCCCAGGTCGGTGATCCTGGTCGAGGACCTCGACCGGCACCTCAAGGGCAAAGGCGTCGGTGAGGAGGGCGAGTCGCAGCTCACCCGGATCCTAAACTTCATGGACGGAATTTTCTCGTGCTGCGGCGAGGAGCGGGTGATGGTGTTCACGATGACCTCCGACGGCGGCGGAATGGAGGGGGTTGAGCCGGCGGTGCTGCGGCCGGGGCGGCTCGACGTGCACATCCACTTCCCCCTCTGCGACTTCACCGCCTTCAAGACCCTCGCGAGCAGCTACCTCGGCCTCAAGGACCATAAGCTGTACCCGCAGGTGGAGGAGGTGTTCCAGGGCGGCGCCAGGATCAGCCCGGCGGAGGTGGGCGAGATCATGATCGCCAACCGTGCCTCCCCGAGCCGGGCGCTGAAGTCGGTCATCAGCGCGTTGCACCAGTCGTCATCGGCCGCGGGGCGGAGGCTGAGCGAGAGCGGCTCGGGGCGGCGGTGGGACGACGCAGCGGCTGGCAGCGACTGCGGcaacggcggcggcagcggcaacggcggGCTGGGGTTCGGGAAGGAGTCAATCAAGGAGTTCAAGAAGCTGTACGGGTTTATAAAGATGAGGAGCGGGAGCAAGAAGGAAGGCGTGATGCCGGTGGAGGTGGCGGCCGCCGCGGCCGCCGCAGGCGCTCCGTTGGACAAGCTAGATAAAGATAACTCCTCCCACTGA